A single window of Vibrio campbellii CAIM 519 = NBRC 15631 = ATCC 25920 DNA harbors:
- a CDS encoding GNAT family N-acetyltransferase: MEVQFLEKNSDHESVLEVLLQLRPNYNLDTLSGQIEKQQSNGYQVVYIKSSEGVLAAAGFSVGENLARGKHIYIEDLVTNAQFRSSGVGKFIIDWFKTYALEIGCEQIHLDSGVQRFSAHKFYLREGFNIASHHFSIVGVQNS, from the coding sequence ATGGAAGTACAATTTTTAGAAAAAAACTCTGATCACGAGTCAGTCCTAGAAGTGTTGTTACAACTTCGCCCAAATTACAACTTAGATACTTTGTCTGGTCAGATCGAGAAGCAGCAATCAAATGGTTACCAAGTCGTTTATATCAAATCGTCAGAGGGCGTACTAGCAGCAGCAGGCTTTAGCGTAGGTGAAAATCTTGCTCGGGGTAAGCATATCTACATTGAAGACTTAGTAACTAATGCACAATTTCGCTCGAGTGGAGTAGGTAAATTTATTATCGATTGGTTCAAAACATATGCTCTAGAAATCGGTTGCGAACAAATACATTTGGACTCTGGCGTTCAGCGTTTTTCAGCACATAAGTTCTATTTACGCGAAGGTTTCAACATCGCTAGTCACCACTTTTCTATCGTTGGCGTCCAAAACAGCTAG
- a CDS encoding riboflavin synthase subunit alpha, producing MCLTVTEIQSDVRVKFDVMLQSLLITTLSKYCSSQLVNAERAAKDGVEIGGHPLSGHVDFNVAIVEVKQIEDNYCVRLALPDAWKRYVFPKGYIDLNGASLTVADVNKHEGWFEVWLIPETRRVTVFESKVSGDFINIEIECGTQVVVDTVRDTLNENLGPLLPLFEKLLLEQGVDLDSIGYKSQALSGAKNEQTV from the coding sequence GTGTGCCTGACAGTTACTGAGATACAGTCAGATGTTCGTGTTAAGTTCGACGTAATGCTGCAAAGCCTCTTGATAACAACTCTGAGTAAGTATTGCTCATCCCAATTAGTGAACGCAGAGAGAGCGGCAAAAGATGGGGTAGAAATAGGTGGTCACCCGCTATCTGGGCATGTGGACTTTAATGTAGCTATCGTCGAAGTAAAACAAATTGAGGATAACTATTGTGTTCGCTTAGCGCTCCCTGATGCTTGGAAAAGGTACGTTTTCCCTAAAGGTTATATAGATCTAAATGGAGCGAGCTTGACAGTCGCTGACGTAAATAAGCATGAAGGTTGGTTTGAAGTTTGGCTTATTCCTGAGACTCGTAGAGTGACGGTTTTCGAATCAAAAGTCAGTGGTGACTTTATCAATATAGAAATTGAGTGTGGTACCCAAGTAGTTGTTGACACGGTTCGTGATACGCTAAATGAAAACCTTGGACCACTATTACCATTGTTTGAAAAACTCCTTTTAGAGCAGGGGGTTGATTTGGACTCAATAGGCTATAAATCTCAGGCACTCAGTGGGGCAAAGAACGAACAAACTGTTTAA
- a CDS encoding histidine decarboxylase: MPLSAQKQLKLDRFIQDINDKSTSFMGYPISTDFDYQQLTELINYPLNNLGDPFAKSTWQVDSREFECEVIEFFAKLFRAPEDDWWGYVTNGSTEANLYALYLARELYPKGICYFSKETHYSVAKNLHLLNMPHIMIQSDDKGVIDYDDLREKLEDNQDLPAIIFSNSGTTMTEAKDDIKKIRIILEELSISKNYIHSDSALCGAINPFLTPRPSFDFEDGADSVSLSGHKFIGSPVPCGVIIARKSNVDRIARSIAYIGCLDTTISGSRNGFTPMVLWHAINCLGIDGIKKRVFHSLSIAEYTEKKLKKIGIKAWRNPNSITVVFPEVSEFIKNKYQLATANGQTHIICMPNMKTSDIDNFILELHKNIKNTFSGEMSTPCLIEI, encoded by the coding sequence ATGCCTTTATCTGCTCAAAAACAGCTAAAACTGGATCGTTTTATTCAAGATATAAACGATAAATCCACAAGTTTTATGGGCTATCCGATTTCAACTGACTTCGACTACCAACAATTAACTGAATTAATAAACTACCCTTTAAATAACCTTGGAGATCCTTTTGCCAAGTCCACTTGGCAAGTTGATAGCAGAGAATTTGAATGTGAGGTTATTGAATTCTTTGCCAAACTTTTTCGTGCTCCTGAAGATGATTGGTGGGGGTATGTCACTAATGGAAGCACTGAAGCAAACCTATACGCGCTGTATTTAGCACGTGAGCTTTATCCAAAAGGGATTTGTTACTTCTCAAAAGAGACTCATTACTCTGTGGCTAAAAACTTACATTTATTGAATATGCCTCATATCATGATTCAGAGCGATGACAAAGGCGTTATTGACTATGATGACCTGAGGGAGAAGCTTGAAGATAATCAAGATTTACCTGCTATTATCTTTTCCAATAGCGGAACGACAATGACTGAAGCAAAAGATGATATAAAGAAAATACGAATAATCCTAGAAGAGCTCTCAATTTCTAAAAATTATATCCATAGTGATAGTGCATTATGCGGTGCAATTAATCCTTTTTTAACACCTAGACCATCATTTGATTTTGAGGATGGTGCTGATAGCGTTTCACTTAGTGGTCATAAATTTATAGGCTCACCAGTGCCTTGTGGAGTCATTATAGCTCGTAAATCAAATGTCGATAGAATAGCGCGCTCTATTGCTTATATTGGGTGTTTAGATACAACTATTTCTGGTTCACGTAACGGATTCACACCCATGGTTCTTTGGCATGCTATAAATTGCTTAGGTATTGATGGTATCAAAAAACGTGTATTTCATAGCTTATCAATAGCAGAATATACTGAAAAAAAATTAAAAAAGATTGGTATTAAGGCCTGGAGAAACCCTAACTCTATTACCGTCGTATTTCCGGAAGTATCTGAATTTATAAAAAACAAATACCAATTAGCAACTGCAAATGGCCAAACACATATAATCTGCATGCCTAACATGAAAACTTCTGATATCGACAATTTTATTCTAGAATTACATAAAAATATAAAAAACACTTTCAGTGGTGAAATGTCAACTCCTTGTTTAATTGAAATTTAA
- a CDS encoding homocysteine S-methyltransferase family protein yields MKKLTILDGGMGRELKRMSAPFSQPLWSAQALIESPEFVYQAHDNFIRAGAEIIIANSYACVPFHLGQELYDQQGGELARFAAKIARECADKSDNPVRVAGCIPPAFGSYRPDLFEPIQGEAIFQTLFEAQAEYVDLWIAETICSLKELKCLQRVFATSAKPTAYAFSLSDDSLETALLRSGETVTQAIEQLTQSKQTDHTISIYFNCSVPEVMAKAVSDTKTVLDQHNLDIEIGVYANNFTAIKSNHEANSALQSMRELTPEEYLAFAQEWYQRGASVVGGCCGIGPEHIKALSDWRRSL; encoded by the coding sequence ATGAAGAAGTTAACCATCCTTGATGGCGGCATGGGACGAGAGCTTAAACGCATGAGCGCCCCATTCTCTCAGCCGCTTTGGAGCGCACAGGCTCTGATTGAATCACCAGAATTCGTTTACCAAGCACATGACAACTTTATCCGAGCAGGTGCAGAGATTATCATTGCGAACAGCTACGCCTGTGTACCTTTCCACCTTGGTCAAGAGCTTTACGATCAACAAGGCGGTGAGCTAGCACGCTTTGCCGCCAAAATTGCACGTGAATGCGCGGATAAGTCAGACAACCCTGTTCGAGTTGCGGGTTGCATTCCTCCCGCGTTCGGTAGCTACCGCCCTGACCTTTTTGAGCCAATTCAAGGCGAAGCCATTTTCCAAACTTTATTTGAAGCGCAAGCAGAATATGTTGACCTTTGGATCGCCGAAACCATTTGTAGTCTGAAAGAGCTTAAGTGTTTGCAACGTGTCTTTGCAACTAGCGCCAAACCTACCGCTTACGCCTTTTCCCTTAGCGACGATTCATTGGAAACCGCACTGTTGCGTTCAGGGGAAACCGTTACACAAGCCATTGAGCAACTTACACAAAGCAAACAAACCGACCATACCATCAGCATTTACTTTAACTGCTCGGTACCTGAAGTAATGGCAAAAGCTGTCAGCGATACCAAAACGGTTTTAGACCAGCACAATCTTGATATTGAAATTGGGGTGTACGCGAACAACTTCACCGCTATCAAATCTAACCATGAAGCCAACAGCGCATTACAATCGATGCGAGAACTGACGCCAGAGGAATACCTAGCTTTCGCACAAGAATGGTACCAGCGCGGTGCAAGCGTTGTGGGAGGATGTTGCGGAATTGGTCCAGAACACATCAAAGCCCTGTCAGATTGGAGGCGCTCCCTTTAA